The proteins below come from a single Corylus avellana chromosome ca3, CavTom2PMs-1.0 genomic window:
- the LOC132176312 gene encoding cysteine-rich receptor-like protein kinase 42, translating to MQLKVSIPQNPRWLFLVFLIFFFSPSLSDPETALAGLLCGSSKQGTIPDFLPNFIVAMDKVSMEVNESRWAALTITSPAPKIFAYAQCYDFLSHDDCIACHTQSRTELPRCLPSNSARIYLDGCYLRYDNYSFFDEAVDKRRDMVKCGNPGGVTGDQYIGREFKKTVRKIIHNVTKTAVGTMGFAVAAEQGGVEGVYAMAQCWRRLNPDGCKQCLSNAVKKVIMCAPAPEGRVMNAGCFLRYSTDNFFGNGNATLNATSDSCAFGMIVVGILSAFGLTLIALIGALLGYTRLTGTKREGKNNHAEIPISVHKSNLNFKYEMLEEATDSFDGSRKLGQGGAGSVFKGTLPDGTIVAVKRLFFNTRQWTDEFFNEVNLIRGIRHKNLVRLLGCSIEGPESLLVYEYLPNKSLDQILFSKNTFLLLTWQKRFDIVFGTADGLAYLHGGCGEKIIHRDIKASNILLDENLIPKIADFGLARCVAPDKSHISTGVAGTLGYMAPEYLVRGQLTEKADVYAFGVLVLEVVSGRKNSVFSQGSSSVLLSVWRHYKANKITQSVDPALKGIYSEKEASSVLQLGLLCTQASAALRPSMFEVVEMLNNEECVIPSPKQPPFLNASVLSSDDSSTTSYTTM from the exons ATGCAACTCAAAGTGTCAATTCCTCAAAATCCCAGATGGCTGTTCCTCGTAttcctcatcttcttcttctctccctccctctccgaCCCTGAAACCGCCCTAGCCGGGCTTCTGTGCGGCTCCTCAAAGCAGGGCACCATCCCGGACTTCCTTCCTAATTTCATTGTTGCAATGGATAAAGTCTCCATGGAAGTCAATGAATCCAGGTGGGCAGCCCTGACTATCACTTCGCCGGCTCCTAAGATCTTCGCCTATGCCCAGTGCTATGACTTTCTCTCCCACGACGATTGCATAGCCTGTCACACTCAGAGCCGGACAGAGCTCCCCAGATGCCTTCCTTCCAACTCAGCCCGCATTTATCTCGACGGTTGCTACCTTCGGTATGATAACTACAGCTTCTTTGACGAGGCGGTTGACAAACGCCGTGATATGGTGAAGTGTGGGAATCCCGGCGGTGTTACCGGAGATCAGTACATCGGACGGGAATTCAAGAAAACGGTTCGTAAAATCATTCATAATGTGACTAAGACAGCGGTGGGGACAATGGGGTTCGCAGTGGCGGCGGAGCAGGGAGGTGTGGAGGGTGTTTATGCAATGGCTCAGTGCTGGAGGAGACTCAACCCTGATGGCTGCAAGCAGTGCTTGTCCAATGCAGTGAAGAAGGTGATTATGTGCGCGCCCGCCCCGGAGGGCCGGGTTATGAATGCTGGTTGTTTTTTGAGGTATTCTACGGATAATTTCTTTGGCAATGGCAATGCCACTCTTAATGCAACATCAG ATTCGTGTGCCTTTGGCATGATCGTAGTAGGCATTTTGTCAGCATTTGGGTTAACTTTGATTGCTCTCATTGGTGCACTATTAGGCTATACGAGATTAACAGGGACGAAAAGAG AGGGAAAAAACAATCATGCTGAAATTCCAATTTCTGTGCACAAGTCTAATTTGAATTTCAAGTATGAAATGCTCGAAGAGGCCACCGATTCTTTTGATGGCTCGAGGAAGCTAGGCCAAGGTGGAGCTGGTTCTGTGTTTAAGGGGACTCTCCCTGATGGGACAATTGTTGCAGTTAAAAGATTGTTCTTCAATACGCGGCAATGGACGGATGAGTTCTTCAATGAGGTGAACTTGATCAGAGGCATTCGACACAAGAACCTTGTCAGGCTTCTGGGTTGCAGCATTGAGGGCCCAGAAAGCCTTCTAGTTTATGAATACCTACCCAACAAAAGCCTCGATCAAATCCTTTTCA GTAAGAACACTTTCCTTCTCCTAACCTGGCAGAAGCGGTTTGATATCGTCTTTGGAACCGCAGACGGCCTCGCATATCTTCATGGAGGTTGTGGAGAAAAAATCATCCACAGAGACATTAAAGCCAGCAATATTCTCCTTGACGAGAATCTCATTCCAAAGATCGCTGATTTTGGCCTTGCCCGATGCGTTGCGCCCGATAAATCTCATATTAGCACCGGAGTTGCAGGAACATT GGGATATATGGCTCCTGAATATCTTGTTCGAGGGCAGCTAACAGAGAAGGCAGATGTTTACGCTTTTGGAGTTTTGGTTCTTGAGGTTGTAAGCGGTAGGAAGAACAGTGTTTTCTCACAAGGGTCGAGTTCAGTTTTGCTCTCT GTTTGGAGGCATTACAAGGCAAACAAAATCACTCAATCTGTTGATCCTGCCTTGAAAGGTATATATTCTGAGAAAGAGGCCTCCAGCGTGCTGCAACTCGGGCTTCTTTGCACGCAAGCTTCTGCTGCACTAAGGCCATCCATGTTTGAAGTGGTTGAGATGCTAAACAATGAAGAATGTGTCATCCCCTCACCCAAACAACCTCCATTCTTGAATGCTAGTGTTCTAAGTTCGGATGACAGCTCCACTACTAGTTATACTACGATGTAG